GGAGCCAGAGATATCGGACCTCCTCAAGAATGAGATGTCCAAGTATTGTCGCGTCTACACCAATCACGAGGTGCTCCGCGCAACGACCGAGAAAGACAAGAGGGTTATAGTTGCGAGGAATCGCTCAAATGACAAGCTGTACAAGTTCCCCGCTGAAATGATACTCGTTGCCGCCGGAAGGAGGTCCAACTCTGACATTCTCAGGCCGGAGAAAACGGGTGTCCAAACGGACAAGAGGGGCTGGATCGTGGTGGACGAATACCTGCAGACCACAAAGGAGAACATCTGGGCATTGGGCGATGCCATTGGAAGGAACATGTTCAGGCACACGGCGAACTACGAGTCGGACATCGTCTGGAGGAACGCCTTCACCGAGCACAAGCGTGCGGTGGATGAGCATGCGGTACCGAGTGCTGTGTTCACATATCCCCAAGTTGCCTCCGTCGGCCTGACGGAGGCGGAGGCGTCCAAGGACCATGAGATACTCATCGGCGTGAACAAGTACTACGATGTCGCCAAGGGCTATGCGATGGGCGAGGAGAACGCATTTGTCAAGGTCGTTGTGGAAAGGGGGACAAGCAGGATACTGGGTGCTCACATAATCGGTCCGCATGCGGCGATCCTTGTCCAGCCGTTGGTCTATCTCATGAACGCGGGAGGTCAGGACTACATGCCACTTGCAGTGTCCCAAACGATACACCCTGCCCTCAGTGAGGCGGTGGTGAACGCTTTCGGAAGGTTGAGAGCCGTGGGAGAGCACGCTCATAGCCAATGATAGTCCCTTCTAGCTCGTCAGTTCCGCGGTCAGAACGGAGAAGATGAGTGCAGGCTGACAGGAACCGCGACTCCAGCTTCGATTGCCGGACTTTTTGGCTATATCTGTGACTTAAGAATGAGAAAAGGGGGATGCTCCCGCCGGGATTCGAACCCGGGTGTCGGGCTCGAAAGGCCCGAATGATTGACCGGACTACACTACGGGAGCGTCAAGTGCTCAATATGACCCGTTTATATATCGTTTTCTGGCGGGCCGCTCAAAACTCGCCGGTCATCTCCCTCGCCAGGAGGTGATAGTCCTTTGACTCCATCGCGGACGGGTTGACGGGGAGAAGGAGTATACCTTTGCTGAGAGTGACGTACTCGTTGACCTTCTGCATGAATCTCAAAGTGGCGTCGAAGCTGTTCTGAGTTATGAGATACTCGACCCCCTCGAGCAGCACCGGACTCCCCTTCCTCTCGTTCAGATACTTGGATATGCTCGAGAGGATACCGACGAGATTGGTCGGAGAGAGGTATGGAAACGATTCCTCACCTCTTTCGGCCTTCGTGAGCCATATGAGTTCGGCGCCCTCGGCGGGGAACCTCTTCTCAAGCGTGCCCGGGTGCATCCTCGTAATCCCGAGCCCCGTTCCGCATTCCTGGACGAGAGAGGAGAACAGCTCTAGACTTCTCTCGGGTCTCGCCTCGCGGATAATGTACTTCCCGCCCTTTCTCAGCTCTCCGATCTCACCGTGCTCCTCCGCCTCAGGTTCCTCGAAGGTCAAGGACTCGATCTCCCTGGACTTGCCCTCCACCTTCTGGTGCAGAGTGGCCTTCTTGCTATTCGCCATTATCCTGAACTCCGACATCGTGTATCCTTTCGTCGTGAGCTTCATGACGTCGTCCCACGCCTCTTCCAAGCCGTCCTCGTATCCTTTCAGATATGCCTTCTTAGGACTCATCTTCGCCATTATCGAATGGATAAGCATTCGGCGAATAATGAACCTTGTGGGGATTACCCGAAGTAGCCGAGGTCCTCTTTCCTCTCCGCTTCCTCCTCCACATCCTTTAGTGAGGAGGCGATCTGATCTATGTGCTTCGCCCTCTCCTCCAGGCTGCCGAAATCGAGCTCAACATTGAGAGCCCTCTGCAGCACTTCCAGAACAGACTGTGCGCTCTTCGGGTCAACGAAGTATCCGGATGTCTCGCCCATGAGACAGATGCACTCCAATCCGTGAATCTTCCCCAGGCCCAGCAGAAGACCGCTGGCTCCGACTATACCCGCACCGGGCTCCCCCTTGGGAAAGACGACGCCGAGCTTCTTCATGTCCTTCACGAGAGACTTGTCAGTGGCGGCGCCTATGACCCTTGGGGTGGCGATCATCCTCCCGACACCGTAGCCGCCGAGCGTGTAGACCCTCTTCACTTTCATGTCCAGGATCGTGTTCATGATGAAGTCAGAGAGCTCGTACTGCCCCTCGGGCGTCAGCCCTTGGAAGTCGCCGACGAGTATTACGATGTCGCTTCGATCCCCTTTCCGCTTGACATAATGGAGCTGGTTACCCACTAGCCGGATAATCCCACCGTCATCGACGACGACCTGAGGGGGAAAGTGCTTCGAATATATCTCCGCGAACTTCTTGGCCTTCAGCTCGCCCAGCAAGTGTTCCGCTGCGAGCTTCCCCACGTTCCCCACGCCGGGCAAGCCTTCGATGAAGATCGGATTCTTCAGACTCGGTTCTTCCAGATACTCAATCGTTATGTCTTCCATTCTCTCACCTCTGCAGCTTGAGTTGCCTTCTGAATCTGCCATACCTGTCCTCTGGAGAGAACCTGGGCGGCAAGGCCATGCCAGTGGAGGACCCACACTTGGGACACCCTCCCCCAAGAGTGTAGATATCGCAATCCTTGCATTTTCTGATGAGTGTGCGCATACTTACGCCTTTCTGCTGAACTTCGCTTCCCCGCCGACTGAGACTAGGTGATCAATGACCTTCTCCGCGGTCCGGTTCATCTCTTCCTCCGCGGTCTTGTAGTCCGGGGCCGTCACGACAAGTCTGTACCTCGGAGCCCCCATGTACTGTACGGACACCTCCGCCTTCTTGTTCTTCTCGGCCTTGGCCAGAGCCTCACGTATATGGACGATGCCGTCGGGCAGAGGACAACTGATCTCAAAGAACCCGTCTATGTTGACAAAGGGCGGCTGGATGTTCTCCTTGGCAACGTCAACGAACGTCTTCACCCAGTCTCCCTCGAAGCCCTCCTCCTTCATCGTCTTCTCGTCGAAGACTGCCTCCTCGAAGGCACCGTAGAGACTGCCGAACTTCTCGATGAGGTTTCCCGCGTGCTCCTCCTCGAACTCCTTGAGGTCCTTTCCGCCGCGCTCTGCCACGAGCTCGAGCAGCTTGTGCGCCTTCTGCTCGTTCTTCCACTGTTGGATCTTCTCCCGCTTCTGATGCTCGTTCACCTGCTTCAGGGAAAGGTCTATGTGACCCTTGGACGGGTCGACCCTGAGAACCTTGCAGACGACCTTCTGACCCTCACGAACGTAGTCCCTGATGTACTTGATCCAGCCGGTGGCCACCTCGGCGATGTGTATGAAGCCTTCCTTCCCCTCGTACTCGTCCAAGGAAACGAACGCACCGAAGTTCTTCACGTTCGTCACGGTGCAGACGACGAGTTCTACTTCCTCGGGAAACGTGGGCAGCCCAGCCATTACTCCACGGCCTTCACGACTTCTCCTCTAATCTCCGCCTTCCCCCCCTTGGGTCGCACAATCGTCGCCCCGCAAACGAGACAGGTGACCTTCGTGGATGCATGGTCGAAGACTATCTGCTCGTTCGGGCAGTCTGGACAGCGGACCTGAAGGAATTTGCTTTTCGGTCCGGGCAAATCGACCATCTCAGTCCTCCAGCTCGAACTTCTTGGCCCTGAAACACTTACGATGGTGAGCCTTGCCGCATTCCTTGCAGCGATAGCGTATGTACACGCGCTTTGTCGGCTTCTCCCTTCCCTCATACTTGGCCCTCGGAAATCCTCCATAGCCCGCCATGACCCTTCTGAACCTCCGCTGACCTTTCTTGAACTCGCTCCTTGGTCTTGTCTTGACTCTCTCTATCTCAAGTTTGGTGTGCTTGTTGCACGAAGGGCAGAATCCGTTTATCCTGCGGGGCATTTTCATCCTTCAGACCTCGTGAAACCTGCTATACAACAAACTCATATTTAGGGTTTGGGCTGTGCCCACCGGTCTGGACTGGCCCGGTGGGGCGGCCGCTCGGGCGACGCGGACTTGAATCGCAAAAATTATATATTGGCAGAATAATAATTGCCATGGTGACTCGCATATGCAGGGGGAGATGAGACTGAGTCGACTGGACAACGATATAATCGACAAGCTCATCTTCACAGGGATGTCCAAGAATCTGGCCAAGACTCTTGTCATCCTTTCCAAGAGGGATGAGACCACCTCTGTCCAAGTCGAGAAGGCTACCGGACTGAGGCAGCCCGAGGTCTCTCTCGCGATGCAGGAGCTCCGTCGGAGAGGATGGGTCACCAAACGGGACATCAAGAAGGAGGGCAAGGGAAGGCCCGTTCATGCCTATCGCATCTCGAAATCCTTCAGCAGGATCGTATCAACGATCAAGAAGCAGGAGGACAAGAAGATCGAGAGAATGGTGAGGAACATGAACGAGCTTCGCTCGCTGACGAAGTAGCTATCGAACTGTTTTCAGACCCATATCGGTCCCGACGAGCACAAGGTTGGTAAGATTCACGAAGAGGCCGTTCTCCACGACGCCTGGGATGTTGTTCAATCTGCTCTCCAACCTCTTCGGGGAGGTTATCTCCTTGAACCTGCAGTCGAGTATGTAGTTCCCGTTGTCGGACACAAAGGGAATCTTCCTGCTCTTTCTGAGCTCGACCTCTAGGCCTAACTTCTCCAGTCTCTTCAGGACGGTACTCCAACCGAATGGAAGCACCTCCACGGGAACGGGGGACTTCGAGCCTAGCCTGGAGACCTGCTTCGCATCGTCGATGACGATTATCAGTCTCCGCGAGACGCTCGCCACTATCTTCTCGCGAACAAGAGCCCCTCCCATCCCCTTGATCAGATTCAGTTTGGGGTCGACCTCATCCGCTCCATCTATCGAGATGTCCACATTCGGATGTTCGTGGAGGCTGGACAGCGGTATCTTGCATTGGCGGGCCAGATTCTCCGACTTGATAGATGTCGGTATGCCTATCACCCTGAGGCCCTCGCCCACCATTCTCCCCAGCTTCTTGATTGTATAGTGGACGGTGCTGCCAGTGCCCAGACCGACCACCATTCCGTCCTTCACATAATCGCAGGCAGCTTCTCCCGCCAGTCGCTTCAGTCTCCTCATTTTAAACCCCTCATTTCCTCAATCATCCTGCACAGCTCGTCGATTACGAAGTCGTTGAAGTCCTTGCCCTTCTCTGCCGTCGACCCGGATGAGTCCCCGCTCACGCTCTCCTTCCAGTACTCCTCGGGATGCCTCAGGACCACGTAGGGCGGTATCTCGCTCTTGCCCTTGGGCCTCTCAGGTCTCACGAGGTCGGGACGGATCGCAAGCACGCGGGACGTCTCAAGAAGCCCCGAATGACCGTCGCCTTCTTCCACCTTGTTCGATCGGTAGAGGACCTCATAGTCCGACGCGACCATCACATGAGCCTCTCTCTCGTCCACTACATCCTTCGCGGCCAGCCGAAGGGCGGCCATGTGCATTCCTCCCGCATGACCCGAGAGGAGGACGATGTTTCCGAACCCGTTCCTGGCAAGCTCGCTTATCACGTCGTATGCGAGGGCTCGCATGGTGTCGAAGCTTATGGATATCGTACCGGGGAAGTTCCTCGTGGTGGAGCAGTTCCCATACCGTATCGGAGGGGCGATGAACGCTCCCGTCCTCTTCGCTATCTCGAGTGCAACGTGCTCCGGTTGGATGGAATCGGTGCAGAGCGGCAGATGTGGACCGTGCTCCTCGACCGCCCCGATCGGGACTATGACCACCGAGTCCTCCTTCACCTTCTCCGCGAACTCCTGCGTGGTCATCTCATCGAGAAGCATCAGTTCCCCCTAGGCTAATCGCTGAGACCCACAAAAAGCTTAGGGTGCGCTCATTCCGACCCACAAGAGTCATATCGGAGTAAGTGATGGCGCGTGATGGCGCGTGATGCCGAATGAAAGTCGCTTCACTGTTCTCAGGCGGGAAGGACTCCACCCACGCCCTCTACTTGGCCCAGCAGATGGGTTGGAGCGTTGAACGGCTCGTCACGATCGTCCCGCAAGCGGATTCGATGATGTTCCACTTCCCGAACATCGAGCTCACGGAGCTTCACTCGGAGGCCCTCGACATCCCCTTGGTCAAGCGGAACGCGGGATCGGATGACGAACTCGACGTTCTCGAGGATGTGCTCGGAGACCTTGCTGTTGAGGGGCTCGTGATGGGAGCCATCGCGTCCGACTACCAGTACACGCGGATCAACGAGATCTGCCACAGGATCGGTCTGAGGACCTTCGCCCCGCTCTGGAGGAGGTCCCAGGAGGCTGTCCTCCAGGATGAGGTCAAGGCGGGCTTTGAAATCGTCATCGTCGGCGTCTCTGCCGAGGGTTTGACGGAGGACTGGCTCGGAAGGACCCTATCGGGGAATGTTCTGGACGATCTCATCGCTCTCAGCAAGAGGACCCGATTCAATGTCTCCGGCGAGGGCGGAGAGTATGAGACCCTCGTTGTGGACGGCCCCAACTTCCTGAGAAGGCTGAACGTCGAGGAGGCTACCCGTGAGTGGGACGGCATGAGAGGCATCTACATGATCCAGAAGGCTTCCCTCATGGACAAGACCAATCTTATTTAGGTGGACGCCAATATGCAGAACAGGGCCATACGCATGAAGTCAACGTTTTTGATTCCCATCGTACTGATCCTTCTGTTC
This Candidatus Thermoplasmatota archaeon DNA region includes the following protein-coding sequences:
- a CDS encoding 30S ribosomal protein S27e; the encoded protein is MVDLPGPKSKFLQVRCPDCPNEQIVFDHASTKVTCLVCGATIVRPKGGKAEIRGEVVKAVE
- a CDS encoding diphthine--ammonia ligase yields the protein MKVASLFSGGKDSTHALYLAQQMGWSVERLVTIVPQADSMMFHFPNIELTELHSEALDIPLVKRNAGSDDELDVLEDVLGDLAVEGLVMGAIASDYQYTRINEICHRIGLRTFAPLWRRSQEAVLQDEVKAGFEIVIVGVSAEGLTEDWLGRTLSGNVLDDLIALSKRTRFNVSGEGGEYETLVVDGPNFLRRLNVEEATREWDGMRGIYMIQKASLMDKTNLI
- a CDS encoding creatininase family protein; the encoded protein is MLLDEMTTQEFAEKVKEDSVVIVPIGAVEEHGPHLPLCTDSIQPEHVALEIAKRTGAFIAPPIRYGNCSTTRNFPGTISISFDTMRALAYDVISELARNGFGNIVLLSGHAGGMHMAALRLAAKDVVDEREAHVMVASDYEVLYRSNKVEEGDGHSGLLETSRVLAIRPDLVRPERPKGKSEIPPYVVLRHPEEYWKESVSGDSSGSTAEKGKDFNDFVIDELCRMIEEMRGLK
- a CDS encoding ArsR family transcriptional regulator yields the protein MQGEMRLSRLDNDIIDKLIFTGMSKNLAKTLVILSKRDETTSVQVEKATGLRQPEVSLAMQELRRRGWVTKRDIKKEGKGRPVHAYRISKSFSRIVSTIKKQEDKKIERMVRNMNELRSLTK
- a CDS encoding 50S ribosomal protein L44e gives rise to the protein MKMPRRINGFCPSCNKHTKLEIERVKTRPRSEFKKGQRRFRRVMAGYGGFPRAKYEGREKPTKRVYIRYRCKECGKAHHRKCFRAKKFELED
- a CDS encoding dihydrolipoyl dehydrogenase — protein: MKTYDLIVIGSGAGMNVASSAVSQGMKVAVIDNGPLGGTCLNRGCIPSKVMIYPADVIRTAQHAKKIGVHLKLEKVDFDLIMKRTWKIVLDGRHEMERGVGATENLDFYNMDASFVSDYTMRAGKDEIRADKIVIAAGARPLIPRIDGLDDVGYETNRTIFDIKKPPNSLTIVGGGYIAAEFGHFFSSIGVKVTIIGRNPRLIPQAEPEISDLLKNEMSKYCRVYTNHEVLRATTEKDKRVIVARNRSNDKLYKFPAEMILVAAGRRSNSDILRPEKTGVQTDKRGWIVVDEYLQTTKENIWALGDAIGRNMFRHTANYESDIVWRNAFTEHKRAVDEHAVPSAVFTYPQVASVGLTEAEASKDHEILIGVNKYYDVAKGYAMGEENAFVKVVVERGTSRILGAHIIGPHAAILVQPLVYLMNAGGQDYMPLAVSQTIHPALSEAVVNAFGRLRAVGEHAHSQ
- a CDS encoding RNA-protein complex protein Nop10, which produces MRTLIRKCKDCDIYTLGGGCPKCGSSTGMALPPRFSPEDRYGRFRRQLKLQR
- a CDS encoding DUF835 domain-containing protein, with product MSPKKAYLKGYEDGLEEAWDDVMKLTTKGYTMSEFRIMANSKKATLHQKVEGKSREIESLTFEEPEAEEHGEIGELRKGGKYIIREARPERSLELFSSLVQECGTGLGITRMHPGTLEKRFPAEGAELIWLTKAERGEESFPYLSPTNLVGILSSISKYLNERKGSPVLLEGVEYLITQNSFDATLRFMQKVNEYVTLSKGILLLPVNPSAMESKDYHLLAREMTGEF
- a CDS encoding proteasome assembly chaperone family protein, whose translation is MEDITIEYLEEPSLKNPIFIEGLPGVGNVGKLAAEHLLGELKAKKFAEIYSKHFPPQVVVDDGGIIRLVGNQLHYVKRKGDRSDIVILVGDFQGLTPEGQYELSDFIMNTILDMKVKRVYTLGGYGVGRMIATPRVIGAATDKSLVKDMKKLGVVFPKGEPGAGIVGASGLLLGLGKIHGLECICLMGETSGYFVDPKSAQSVLEVLQRALNVELDFGSLEERAKHIDQIASSLKDVEEEAERKEDLGYFG
- a CDS encoding translation initiation factor IF-2 subunit alpha: MAGLPTFPEEVELVVCTVTNVKNFGAFVSLDEYEGKEGFIHIAEVATGWIKYIRDYVREGQKVVCKVLRVDPSKGHIDLSLKQVNEHQKREKIQQWKNEQKAHKLLELVAERGGKDLKEFEEEHAGNLIEKFGSLYGAFEEAVFDEKTMKEEGFEGDWVKTFVDVAKENIQPPFVNIDGFFEISCPLPDGIVHIREALAKAEKNKKAEVSVQYMGAPRYRLVVTAPDYKTAEEEMNRTAEKVIDHLVSVGGEAKFSRKA
- the rpiA gene encoding ribose-5-phosphate isomerase RpiA translates to MRRLKRLAGEAACDYVKDGMVVGLGTGSTVHYTIKKLGRMVGEGLRVIGIPTSIKSENLARQCKIPLSSLHEHPNVDISIDGADEVDPKLNLIKGMGGALVREKIVASVSRRLIIVIDDAKQVSRLGSKSPVPVEVLPFGWSTVLKRLEKLGLEVELRKSRKIPFVSDNGNYILDCRFKEITSPKRLESRLNNIPGVVENGLFVNLTNLVLVGTDMGLKTVR